GGCTGGTTCGCCGAGATGGCTGAGCTTGAGAATCGCTCGGAAAGTGTTGGCTATGGAGACAACTGGCTGCGCTTCGCAGGTGCCACTATGGACTATTCCTGCCTGTATAAAGGTTTGGCAATTTTCGATTTGTTCAGGCGCGAGGGCATCACTGTAGACAAAATCCATCGCAATGTACTCAATGCCCAATGCCGCTTCCTACAGAGCATGGATAAGGCCAACCACCCATTACTAAACCGGCAACACCTAATCCACCACGATCTTGAGCGAGGTCATGGCCACTTTTTTACTTTCGATTGCGGCACAGCTGAAAACTCAGAGAGGTTACAAAAAGAACTAAAAGCCCGCGCGGTACTATGCGACAGGCGCCAACATCTTCTGCGCCTGGGTTTTGCCATCTACCACGACGAAAATGAAACGTATCAGCAGGTATTTGGCACTCCCAGCAGAAATTCTCAAGTATCGTTGCAATGATCAACACACTGCACCGGCCATCCGCCTGAAAAGACTCGAATGACCCATACTTAAGCGGGCGATTTGGCCATCAAACAGTTTGAAAATGGGTGATTCTGAGTCTGATTATGAAACTGCACCTCCTTAACCCAAACACAACAGAATCGATGACGTTGCTCATGGCGGGCGCCGCATCAAGGGTTGCATCACCTGGTACCGAAATCATACCAACTACCGCCAAGATTGGTTTTCCTTACATCTCAAGTCGGGTTGAAGCCGAGATCATCGCTAGCGACGTCTTTGAGACGATCGCCGAGCACCACACCCAAGTAGATGCAGTTATCATCTCTGCTTTCGGGGACCCAGGTCTCATTGGCGCCCGTCAATTATTCGACATTCCGGTGATCGGCGTTGCTGAAGCGGCCATGCTGACCGCGTGCTCACTTGGCCAACGCTTCTCAATTGTCACATTCAGCGACCGCCTGACAGAATGGTTTTGCGACGGCGTGCGGCGCGCCAGTCTCGAACAGCGCTTCACAGGCATTCGCCTACCCCGCGAGGACTTTCAATCTATCGAAACGGTACAGGAGGAGCTTGGCGAAACCTTGGTGAAACTCGTCGAAGAAGCCGTGCTTATTGACAAGGCAGATGTTGCAATACTCGCCGGAGGACCGCTTGCAGGACTTGCGGCTAAGGTTTCTGAACGCCTGCCAATCCCGGTCGTGGACCCAGTACCAGCCGCAGTTGTATTAGCAGAGGGGCTTGTACGGCTCCGCCCCGGCATTGCCCGTGCGGGCGGGTTTGCGCGCCCACCCGCGAAGGACACATTCGGCCTCCCCGACAAACTCGCCAGGCGGATAGAACATACTGACTGAGCTTTCTTCCTGGCTCCATGCTCCTAATACCGCCCCCTCTCAGTTGTTCTGGTCAGTGGAATACGGGGATTGGATTTAGTCTGCCAGCTTTCTTTTCCAAACTAACTGCGGCCTGTGTTTTTGCCAACCGATTCAAGGCTGGAACCGATGACTAGCTCGCAGTACAAAGAGTCCACGGAAACTCTCATTTTCGATTGCGGTACAACAAAAAACTCAGAGAAATTACAAAAAGAGCTTAAAGCCCTCGCTGTATTTTGCGACAAGCGTCAACACCTGCTGTATTTGGGTTTTACCGCTGCTACACCGAAAATGAAACTTACCAGTAGTTATTCCACTCTGACTAACCAGGCAACACTTCCCTGTTGACGAGTTCCCATTATCCGGCAGTTTCTCTACTGCTCTACGGTGAATCCGGTATGCTGGAACACTCGCTCAGCTGCGGTTCAGAAAAGCGCTGTTAATATTTGGCGCCTAATGCATTGGAGTGAAGTCAAATCCATAGCGACTGATAAGGAAAAATCATGAAGTTAGTAAAATTCTCAACAATCACACTGCTCGCCCTGCTTGTCACCGCTTGCGGAAATGGGCAGGCCCCTTCAGAACGGGGAACCCTGGTCTCTATTGCGGCTCATGGTGAAGCAAGCCAGGTACCAGATGTAGCCAATCTTTCCGTAGGCGTAGTAACCGAGGCCCAAGATAGCAAAAAGGCCATGCGCGATAACGCTGAGCAAATGGACTCTCTGATGGCGGCAATAAAGAAAGCCGGCATTGCCAAAAAGGATATCCAAACCAGCGGTGTGAGCCTCTCCCCCCGCTACCATTACCAGCAGAACAAAAAACCGAAAATAGTCGGTTATAATGCGCGTAATACAGTAAGCATTAAAGTGCGCAAACTGGATGAGCTGGGCGAGGTTCTGGACAGTCTTGCCGCCGCCGGAGCAAATCAAATAAACGGTCCCAGCTTTGAAATTGGTGAACCGGGCCCAGTCAAGGCGGAAGCTCGTGAAAAGGCGCTTGTAGATGCCCAGGAGCGCGCAACTATCTATGCAAAAGCGCTGGGGATGAAAGTTCGTCGAATTGTCAGCATCTCCGAGAATGGCAACGGCGGTATGCCGCGTCCAATGATGCTGCGCAGCGATATGGCCTCATCAAAAGAAAGTGCCTCCACCCCAATTGCTCCCGGTGAGACAACCCTTTCCGTTAACCTGGAGTTGGTATTCGAGCTGGAAGACTAAGATAAAATACCCCGGACCCTCCGATAATTCAGGGGGCCGGGTAGCAAATTCTGCCTCTCAATTTAAGCTGCGAGGAGCAGCCAGTGAGAATTTCTCCACGCAATTACCCTCGTTTTCTTCAACCCTCGACTTCGCCTTCAATAAATACTTCAACAGAGGGCTCATTGGGCTCTTTGAATACTTTCCCCTCCTTCATCACAAACTGCACTCGTTGCAATTCAGAAATATCTTTAAGGGGATCACCTGCCACCGCAATAATGTCGGCAATCTTGCCTTCACTAATACTACCCAGTTCATCCTGGACTTGTAGTAATTGTGCTGCATTCCAGGTTGCGGAGCGGATTGCATCAGCAGGACTCATTCCACCCTGCACCATCAGGATAAATTCCCGCGCATTCTCCCCGTGTCGAGTTACTCCGGTATCGGTCCCAAAGGCAATGTTTACCCCGCGCTTGTACGCCTTGGAAAAAGTTTCCTGCATAAGCGGACCCATGGTCGCCGCCTTGGGTCGTACAATTTCTGGCAGGAATCCCTCAATTGCTGATTTTTCAGTCACCCACTCCCCTGCCATCAAGGTCGGCACAAACCAGGTATTGTTGCGCCGCATCAGGTTCATCACCTCTTCATCCATATAAGTCCCATGCTCAATAGAATCCACTCCAGCGCGGATAGCGCGGATCATTCCTTCCTTACCGTGGGCATGCACCGCTACGGTAAACCCATAGTCCTTGGCCGTAGAGACGATAGCCTCCAGCTCATCCTGCATAAATTGCGGATTTTGCCCACTTTTTGCGACACTCAAAACACCACCGGTAGCAGTGATTTTGATCAAATCTGCACCGTCCTTGTAGCGCTGGCGAATCGCTTTGCGCGCAGAGATTGGTCCATCGACAACACCATCAACGGGGCCAGGGCTGCCAACCAAATCCTCACGACGTCCATTGGTCGGGTCCGCGTGACCGCCGGTAGTGGCGATCGACTTACCCGCGGTAAAAATTCTCGGCCCCTCAATCGTGCCTGCTTCAATAGCCCGGCGCAGGCTCACGGTGACATTATCGTGGTCCCCCAGATTGCGAATGGTGGTAAAACCGGCTTGCAAAGTGCGGTTGGCCGCATCAACGCCTCGCAAAGTAAAATCCGCTGGGTTCCAGGTATAGGACTCCATATAGGCACGGGGACCAAACTCGTAAGTAAGGTGGCTGTGCATATCCATCAGCCCCGGCAGTACCGTGTAGTCGCGCAGATCTACCAGAGACTCCCTATCCCGCTTTGCAAAACCTTTTTGCACTGATTCAATACGGCCATCGACAATATGGATAGTGCGATCTTCCAGTAGTTTTCCATTAGTGCTATCAAACAGTTTTCCCGCGTAGATAGCGATACTCTCCGCAGATACCTGCAGGCTGAAAAAACCGGCACAAATCGCCAGGGCGATGGCAGTGCGGTGAAAGAAGCTGTTTCTCTTGGCACTTGTTGTCATTGTCGTCACCAGTAAATCTCTCTTAGATTTGTCTTGTTTTTATTGGAAGTCGCACAATTTACCGTAATCGCCAAGGTGAGAGGAAGCCCCTATGAAAATCTATGAGTTTGCGAGCGCACCCAATTGCCGCCGGGTTCGTATGTACCTGGCAGAAAAAGGCATCGATGTTGAGTTTGCTCCGGTGGATATTACCAAAGGGGAAAACCTCACCCCGGAGTTTCGCAGCAAGGATATCAATAAAAAAGTGCCCGTATTGCAACTGGATGACGGCACCCATATCGCGGAATCCGTGGCAATCCAGCGTTACTTCGAGGAACTACACCCGAGTCCGCCTCTATTTGGGCGCAATGCCAAAGAAAAAGCACTGGTAGAAATGTGGACTCGCCGCGCTGACTTCAATTTAATGTTGTCTGTAGGAATGTGCTTCCAGCATGTTTCAGGGTTTTTTAAAGACCGTATGAATGTCTACCCGGAATTTGGAGAAGATGCCGGCAAGCGTGCAATGAAGTTTATGGGCGTGCTGAACGATCACTTTTCTGATCACGAGTACCTGATTGACGATTATTTTTCAGTTGCGGATATAGGTATGGTTTGCAGCCTGGATTTTGGTAAGGTACAAAACCTGCGACCGGATGCCGAAAAGCACCCCCACCTGATCCGCTGGCGCGAACAACTTAAACTGCGGCCCAGCTTCAAGGCCTGATCATCTATTTTTGAATATCCTGAAGGACACAGCCAACCCCTCTTAAAAAGGCTATCGCCCCACTCAAATGAGAGGGGGCGATTATTTCGAGGCAGTATTAATCTTTTGCAGGCAGGACTTCCACCGGGCCAATATCCAATGCCTCTACTTCTCCTTGGATCTTGTCCAGGTCTCCAACAATCACCCAGGTAAACTGATCGGGCGCGAGAAATTCCTGTGCGGAAGCCTCTACTTTTTCAGTATTTAAAGCAGAAACCCGCTGCGGATATTCGGCGATATACTCCTCAGGCAAGCCCTTTTCTACCTGCCAGTTGATACTGGAGAGCAATTGCCCCTTGGTCTGGAAACGTGCGCTCTGCTTGAGCACCTCATCGTTGCGATAGTCTTCCAGCTCCTTCTCCGTAATTGGGCGATCACTCAGGTAATCCCGATATTCTTTTACCAGCTCTTTTATTGCAGGTGCGGTTTTATCGGTTTGCACTGGCGCAAACAGGATATAGGGGCGCTGACCTTCCGTATCCATGGAAACCGCACGGGCTCCATAAGACCAGTGCTTATCCTCGCGCAAATTCATATTTACCCGGGAGGTAAATTTGCCCGCAATAATGTTGGCCATCGCATCAAAGGCCTCGGCTCCCTGAGGCTGCCAGGGCGGCATAACCAGCCCAGCCATTATAAAGCTCTGCTGTGCCCCGGGGCGATCCAGTAAATACACCCGGGCCTTTTGCGGCCGCTCCACTTTGGACACCTCAATCTTTGGCAATTCAGCTTTGGGTGTTTTCCAGCCCCCAAGTGTCTCGTTTAGGAGAGGTTCAATTTCTTTTTCCGTTACATCACCCACAACGGTCAGAGTCGCATTGTCCGGCCTCACCCAGGTTTTCTGGAAATTCACCAGATCTTCTCGAGTAATGGACTTAATTCCTTCCGGTGTACCAGAGCCAGTCAAGGGTGAGCCATAGGGGTGCTCGGAGCCAAACAGCAGTGGCGGTAGTTCACGCAGGGCCAAGCCCTGTGGCTGTGCTTTTTCCTGGGCAATGGCATCCAGTCGATTGGATTTCACTCTCTCGAGATCCGACTCGGGGAAGCGGGGTTCAGTCACCACCTTGGCAAACAGATCCAGTGAGGGTTCCAGCTGCGTCTTGAGAGCACTCATACTGATGGAGTTGTAATCCAACCCACTGCCGCCACCAATGCTCACTCCCAGTTCCTCCGAGCGCGCACTGAACTCCAGACTGTCCAAATCACCGGCGCCTTCATTGAGCATTTGTGCAGCCACTGAAGCGAGGCCCGGTTTATGACTGTCTGCGGAGGCACCACTACGAAATTGAAGGTTCATCAACACAACCGGCGTATCGTGGCGCTCCGCCAGAACCACCCTGAGACCATTCTTTAGAGTAAATTCTCGCTGCTTGGGGAGTTCCAGCTCTACCGTTTTATCAACTTCAGGTAATTTGCTGCGATCGGCGCCCTCTGTGGCAGCCGTGTACTCCTTCTCAGGCTCAATAATCAGGGTGTAGGAGTCATCTTTCAGCCACTGCTTCGCCACATCCTGTACCTCCAGTGCGGAGACCTTGGCATAGGCCCCCACACCTTTAAGCAGTGCCCCTGGGTTGCCGTAATAAAACTCAGAGCGAGCGAGAATATCGCTCTTACCACCAAAACCGCCGGTTTTTTCCAGCCCTTTTACCAGTCCGGCAAACTCACCCTGCTTAACCCGGCGCAACTCTTCGGCACTCACGCCATTCTTTGCAAACTGGCGCAACTCCTTATTCAAAAGTTTTTCAACTTTATCGACAGATTGACCGGGCTTTACATCAACAATAATCATCAGTTGCCCAGCCAGCTGGCGCCCGTAATAAAAAGCACTGACGCTCGTCGCCACCTTTTCATCCCGCACCAGGCGGCGATACAGTAGTGAGTTTTTGCGATTCGCCAACAAAGAAGTCATCAGCTCAAGTGCGTGCTCCTCTTTACTGCCAACCGCCGGTACATTCCAAACTTTGTAGATGCGGGTTTGTGGCACATTTTCATGAACTACTTCGCGCTTATTGACCTGGGTGGGCAACTCCCAGTTTTTAATACGTGGTTGAACACCCGTGCTGGGTATATCGCCGAAATACTTGCGCGCCTTGGCCATGGCTTCATCGACACTGACATCACCGGCAATCACCAAAGTGGCATTGGCCGGCTGGTAGTGATCCGCAAACCACTTTTTCACATCTTCCAGGCTGGCATTATCCAGATCCTCCATGGAACCTATCGGTGTCCAGGAGTAAGGGTGATCTGCGGGAAAAGTGCTTTTGGCAATGATATCGAAAGCTCTACCGTAAGGTGCATTTTCACCCTGGCGCTTTTCATTTTTAACCACTCCGCGCTGTTCATCGAGCACCTCTTGGGTAATAGCACCTTTGAAATGCCCCATCCGATCGGACTCCATCCACAGGGCCATATCCAGGGCTCCTTTTGGCACTGTGGCAAAGTAATTGGTGCGATCGTTATTGGTGGTGCCATTCATATCTGTGGCCCCTGAGCGCTGGAAGGGCTCAAAGTACTCACCGGGATAGTTTTCACTACCGTTAAACA
This DNA window, taken from Microbulbifer sp. GL-2, encodes the following:
- a CDS encoding aspartate/glutamate racemase family protein, translated to MKLHLLNPNTTESMTLLMAGAASRVASPGTEIIPTTAKIGFPYISSRVEAEIIASDVFETIAEHHTQVDAVIISAFGDPGLIGARQLFDIPVIGVAEAAMLTACSLGQRFSIVTFSDRLTEWFCDGVRRASLEQRFTGIRLPREDFQSIETVQEELGETLVKLVEEAVLIDKADVAILAGGPLAGLAAKVSERLPIPVVDPVPAAVVLAEGLVRLRPGIARAGGFARPPAKDTFGLPDKLARRIEHTD
- a CDS encoding SIMPL domain-containing protein, which codes for MKLVKFSTITLLALLVTACGNGQAPSERGTLVSIAAHGEASQVPDVANLSVGVVTEAQDSKKAMRDNAEQMDSLMAAIKKAGIAKKDIQTSGVSLSPRYHYQQNKKPKIVGYNARNTVSIKVRKLDELGEVLDSLAAAGANQINGPSFEIGEPGPVKAEAREKALVDAQERATIYAKALGMKVRRIVSISENGNGGMPRPMMLRSDMASSKESASTPIAPGETTLSVNLELVFELED
- a CDS encoding amidohydrolase family protein — translated: MTTSAKRNSFFHRTAIALAICAGFFSLQVSAESIAIYAGKLFDSTNGKLLEDRTIHIVDGRIESVQKGFAKRDRESLVDLRDYTVLPGLMDMHSHLTYEFGPRAYMESYTWNPADFTLRGVDAANRTLQAGFTTIRNLGDHDNVTVSLRRAIEAGTIEGPRIFTAGKSIATTGGHADPTNGRREDLVGSPGPVDGVVDGPISARKAIRQRYKDGADLIKITATGGVLSVAKSGQNPQFMQDELEAIVSTAKDYGFTVAVHAHGKEGMIRAIRAGVDSIEHGTYMDEEVMNLMRRNNTWFVPTLMAGEWVTEKSAIEGFLPEIVRPKAATMGPLMQETFSKAYKRGVNIAFGTDTGVTRHGENAREFILMVQGGMSPADAIRSATWNAAQLLQVQDELGSISEGKIADIIAVAGDPLKDISELQRVQFVMKEGKVFKEPNEPSVEVFIEGEVEG
- a CDS encoding glutathione S-transferase family protein is translated as MKIYEFASAPNCRRVRMYLAEKGIDVEFAPVDITKGENLTPEFRSKDINKKVPVLQLDDGTHIAESVAIQRYFEELHPSPPLFGRNAKEKALVEMWTRRADFNLMLSVGMCFQHVSGFFKDRMNVYPEFGEDAGKRAMKFMGVLNDHFSDHEYLIDDYFSVADIGMVCSLDFGKVQNLRPDAEKHPHLIRWREQLKLRPSFKA
- a CDS encoding pitrilysin family protein, with the translated sequence MDWRPVLISVVIATAGFTGCGKSVDNTPHALSVDTEAAASSKAAASDKEAYVPPPELDIPYHKEVLPNGLTVIVHEDRKAPVVSTNIWYKVGSKDEPKGKTGFAHLFEHLMFNGSENYPGEYFEPFQRSGATDMNGTTNNDRTNYFATVPKGALDMALWMESDRMGHFKGAITQEVLDEQRGVVKNEKRQGENAPYGRAFDIIAKSTFPADHPYSWTPIGSMEDLDNASLEDVKKWFADHYQPANATLVIAGDVSVDEAMAKARKYFGDIPSTGVQPRIKNWELPTQVNKREVVHENVPQTRIYKVWNVPAVGSKEEHALELMTSLLANRKNSLLYRRLVRDEKVATSVSAFYYGRQLAGQLMIIVDVKPGQSVDKVEKLLNKELRQFAKNGVSAEELRRVKQGEFAGLVKGLEKTGGFGGKSDILARSEFYYGNPGALLKGVGAYAKVSALEVQDVAKQWLKDDSYTLIIEPEKEYTAATEGADRSKLPEVDKTVELELPKQREFTLKNGLRVVLAERHDTPVVLMNLQFRSGASADSHKPGLASVAAQMLNEGAGDLDSLEFSARSEELGVSIGGGSGLDYNSISMSALKTQLEPSLDLFAKVVTEPRFPESDLERVKSNRLDAIAQEKAQPQGLALRELPPLLFGSEHPYGSPLTGSGTPEGIKSITREDLVNFQKTWVRPDNATLTVVGDVTEKEIEPLLNETLGGWKTPKAELPKIEVSKVERPQKARVYLLDRPGAQQSFIMAGLVMPPWQPQGAEAFDAMANIIAGKFTSRVNMNLREDKHWSYGARAVSMDTEGQRPYILFAPVQTDKTAPAIKELVKEYRDYLSDRPITEKELEDYRNDEVLKQSARFQTKGQLLSSINWQVEKGLPEEYIAEYPQRVSALNTEKVEASAQEFLAPDQFTWVIVGDLDKIQGEVEALDIGPVEVLPAKD